TTTTGCATGTAGTGTGTCTCCAGTCTCTTCGGATGAAGGTGATTCGGTGGAGATTTCCTTATCGAGCTGTTTTCTCATTCGTTCGAATTGGGCTTCGGCGACAATGTCTTCGATTTCATCGCGAGCGATCTGCAGGGCGTATTGGATACGGCCTGTCAAACCTGTTGCACCTTGAGTCCCGGTTTCTGCCAGCGGCTTCAAGGTGTTTTTCACAATCGGCCAAAGCGTTGAGGCGGCAAAAG
This region of Paenibacillus sp. URB8-2 genomic DNA includes:
- a CDS encoding DUF5132 domain-containing protein, giving the protein MLERNPDKLIVGTALAFAASTLWPIVKNTLKPLAETGTQGATGLTGRIQYALQIARDEIEDIVAEAQFERMRKQLDKEISTESPSSEETGDTLHAKSND